In Luteitalea sp. TBR-22, one genomic interval encodes:
- a CDS encoding IPT/TIG domain-containing protein, with amino-acid sequence MTRLVFPAMVLASAIALSVPAPLVAAPPSLTTWLFAEGSTNGAFGFEEEILIGNPNAVPVVVTFELFTQDGQALAPITRTVPARARFTESVRQLAGDRAGIALKLTSALPIVAERTMYWGGGLFRPEVKGYRGRVSDMRGGHSEHGTDEGARTWYFAEGEGKFFNTFISVANPGDTPANVVVSYRDDTGTEVKQAEVVPPHARRTFWPTAVLSRRLQSGRAGFATIVTSDVDVVAERQMYWGDGAPSGIRGGHAAMGVSTPALTWLFAEGIQGSLTPGGDPSFDTFVLLFNPSTGPIDVTVEFFGQAGVKLAQVVRTVEAGARGGVWAKELPALANQAFSIRATATVPFVAERAVYWRGLSEGTATAGATEPSRQWGFAEGLQGGFLRYQDDDDDDKRRFNTFFPIYNPGTTAATVTVHFYTEHGDTGVSKTITVPGQSRETIWTLLYDELANRRFATFISSTEPIVVERVVYWGKGNKAGHASLGIPLPDSLTLTAATKLPPAPQVTVREVEPSKGATTGGTEVEIEGTGLGNTELGTQVLFGGVPALRLEVEHDRELKAIAPPHALGRVDITLITRGTTVVLPGAFTYVAPGASGDDDDDEEAGSPAAGTKVEIEPRWGPAAGGTIVNVEVENVLGTVIEPGSQVFFGTAAARVVKVERNEIRVVAPAGAAGKVEVTVVTRGQVVARGVFEYF; translated from the coding sequence ATGACCCGTCTCGTATTTCCGGCCATGGTGCTCGCCAGCGCCATCGCGCTCTCCGTCCCGGCGCCCCTCGTGGCGGCGCCGCCGTCACTCACCACCTGGCTCTTCGCCGAGGGCTCCACCAACGGCGCATTCGGCTTCGAGGAGGAGATCCTCATCGGCAACCCGAATGCGGTGCCGGTCGTGGTGACCTTCGAGCTGTTCACGCAGGACGGCCAGGCGCTCGCGCCGATCACGCGCACGGTGCCTGCGCGGGCCCGCTTCACCGAGAGCGTCAGGCAGCTGGCCGGCGACCGTGCCGGCATCGCGCTGAAGCTCACATCCGCCCTGCCGATCGTCGCCGAGCGGACGATGTACTGGGGCGGCGGCCTGTTCCGGCCCGAGGTCAAGGGCTATCGCGGCCGCGTCAGCGACATGCGCGGAGGCCACAGCGAGCACGGCACCGACGAGGGCGCCCGCACCTGGTACTTCGCCGAGGGCGAGGGCAAGTTCTTCAACACGTTCATCTCGGTGGCAAACCCCGGTGACACGCCGGCCAACGTCGTGGTCTCGTATCGCGACGACACCGGCACCGAGGTGAAGCAGGCCGAGGTCGTCCCTCCCCACGCGCGCCGCACCTTCTGGCCCACCGCCGTGCTGAGCCGGCGCCTGCAATCGGGCCGTGCCGGATTCGCGACCATCGTCACGTCGGACGTCGATGTCGTCGCAGAGCGGCAGATGTACTGGGGCGACGGTGCGCCCTCGGGGATCCGCGGCGGCCACGCCGCGATGGGGGTGTCGACGCCTGCGCTGACGTGGCTCTTCGCCGAGGGCATCCAGGGCAGCCTGACACCGGGCGGCGATCCGTCGTTCGACACGTTCGTGCTGCTGTTCAATCCCTCCACCGGCCCCATCGACGTGACCGTCGAGTTCTTCGGCCAGGCCGGCGTGAAGCTCGCGCAGGTGGTCCGCACCGTCGAGGCCGGCGCCCGTGGGGGCGTGTGGGCGAAGGAACTGCCCGCCCTTGCCAACCAGGCGTTCTCCATTCGAGCCACGGCCACCGTGCCGTTCGTGGCCGAGCGCGCCGTGTACTGGCGCGGGTTGTCGGAGGGCACGGCGACGGCCGGCGCCACCGAGCCGTCGCGGCAGTGGGGATTCGCCGAGGGCTTGCAGGGCGGCTTCCTCCGCTACCAGGACGATGACGACGACGACAAGCGCCGGTTCAACACGTTCTTCCCGATCTACAACCCCGGCACGACCGCGGCGACGGTGACCGTGCACTTCTACACGGAACACGGTGACACGGGCGTGAGCAAGACCATCACCGTGCCCGGCCAGTCGCGCGAGACGATATGGACCCTGCTCTACGACGAGCTCGCCAACCGCCGCTTCGCGACCTTCATTTCCTCCACCGAGCCGATCGTCGTCGAGCGCGTCGTGTACTGGGGCAAGGGGAACAAGGCGGGGCACGCGTCGCTGGGCATCCCGCTGCCCGACAGCCTGACGCTCACGGCCGCCACCAAGCTGCCGCCCGCCCCGCAGGTCACGGTCCGCGAAGTCGAGCCCTCGAAGGGCGCCACGACGGGCGGCACCGAAGTCGAGATCGAGGGCACCGGCCTGGGCAACACCGAGTTGGGCACCCAGGTCCTGTTCGGCGGCGTCCCGGCGCTGCGCCTGGAGGTCGAGCACGACCGTGAACTGAAGGCCATTGCGCCGCCGCACGCCCTCGGGCGGGTCGACATCACGCTCATCACCCGTGGCACGACGGTCGTCCTGCCGGGGGCCTTCACCTACGTCGCCCCGGGGGCGTCGGGCGACGACGATGACGACGAGGAGGCAGGCTCACCCGCGGCGGGCACGAAGGTCGAGATCGAGCCGCGATGGGGCCCGGCCGCCGGCGGGACCATCGTGAACGTGGAGGTCGAGAACGTGCTGGGCACGGTCATCGAACCCGGCAGCCAGGTGTTCTTCGGCACGGCGGCGGCCCGCGTGGTGAAGGTCGAGCGCAACGAGATCCGCGTCGTCGCCCCGGCGGGCGCGGCTGGCAAGGTCGAGGTGACGGTGGTCACCCGCGGCCAGGTCGTCGCGCGTGGGGTGTTCGAGTACTTCTAG